GACGTGACGGTCGGCCGCCGCCCGCGCCAGACTCCTTAACCAAGACAACCCGCCACAACCCATGCACCTGCGCGACCTCACGCAATTCCTCGCCGAGCTCAAGGACAACAACAACCGCCCCTGGTTCCTCTGGAACAAACCGCGCTACGACATCCTGCGCGTCGAATTCATCGAGACGCTGACGGAGCTGATCCGGGAAGTCGCGAAGTTCGACCGCCAGGTGGCGGCCTGCGACCCGAAGAAGGCGGCGTTCCGCTTCCAGCGCGATACCCGCTTCTCGCACGACAAGACCCCGTATAAAACGCATTTTTCGGCCGGGATCGCGCCGGGTGACAAGCGCCGGCCCAGCGAAGCCGGTGGCCCGACCTATTACTTTCACATCGAAGCCGACGGCACCCTGCAGTTCGGCGCCGGCGAATACCTGCCGCCGGCGGCGCGCCTGAAGGCGATCCGGGAACACGTGGTCAACGATGCGACAGGGTTCGGCAAAATGTTGAAGAATAAACATCTGCGCGAGACCTACGGCGACCTGACGACGGAAGACAAATTGCAGCGTCCGCC
This window of the Massilia sp. WG5 genome carries:
- a CDS encoding DUF2461 domain-containing protein produces the protein MHLRDLTQFLAELKDNNNRPWFLWNKPRYDILRVEFIETLTELIREVAKFDRQVAACDPKKAAFRFQRDTRFSHDKTPYKTHFSAGIAPGDKRRPSEAGGPTYYFHIEADGTLQFGAGEYLPPAARLKAIREHVVNDATGFGKMLKNKHLRETYGDLTTEDKLQRPPKGFDPDHPLVEYLKLKSYFVWIEVKLDVNAPEKLVPQLAQGFKDATALVNWLRGVPQTFEEIA